One genomic window of Salvelinus namaycush isolate Seneca chromosome 22, SaNama_1.0, whole genome shotgun sequence includes the following:
- the LOC120017478 gene encoding trichohyalin-like: MYKAQLKERMAQKRKEEILKKRVNNDDKNDDTEASCSSAVEQSNTPATATERPASPDATPLAAREDTQGDTQQDLAEVVNVLKRQSSDLYLPDDVCEESLTWKSIYEELCPLAHRVNTEADYIKALRVITEKAVTPSCSSEDDVSQSVSEVTSQEGSSESEESMSGQQQRCLHREPYGERDRKEIDSGKMEGRYATANALSMMASRGKDELNAMSYADRIKYFKDEAKRNEEMMKIERRKEKARDEELKKWEKRQKKLNEEERKRTENMEKNKLEEQRKREKAEMKLKIEHEKKRQEQEKKRKKKERKKQEMQQKARAKEEKKRAEEEKKMEKKRMEEERNREKERMKVLEMQQKAREKEEKRRKEEQKRTLKIQQEQEKEEQKRQTRIRDEDKKKAELQRIKDHEARFKMEMEKLYEREERNAQIEREKRRALCQKKGQTQRAKQVVAYEVTASTSDASVRREEREQRPETAHAQSAKRRTKKKQKKAADEALTTFE, translated from the coding sequence ATGTATAAAGCACAGCTGAAAGAGAGGATGGCCcaaaagagaaaggaagagattCTGAAGAAAAGGGTAAACAACGATGACAAGAACGATGACACTGAGGCCTCCTGCTCCTCAGCAGTAGAACAATCCAATACCCCTGCCACAGCCACCGAGCGCCCGGCCAGCCCAGACGCCACGCCATTGGCCGCCCGAGAGGACACTCAGGGGGACACCCAGCAGGACCTGGCAGAGGTTGTGAATGTGCTCAAGAGGCAATCATCTGATCTATACCTGCCTGACGACGTTTGTGAGGAGTCACTCACATGGAAGTCCATTTACGAGGAGCTGTGCCCGCTCGCTCACAGGGTGAACACAGAAGCTGACTACATCAAGGCGCTCCGCGTCATCACTGAGAAGGCTGTGACTCCCTCGTGCTCGTCTGAGGATGATGTGTCTCAGAGTGTGAGTGAGGTCACAAGTCAGGAGGGGAGTAGTGAAAGTGAGGAGAGCATGAGTGGACAACAGCAGAGATGTCTACACCGGGAACCTTATGGTGAGAGGGACAGGAAGGAGATTGATAGTGGTAAAATGGAAGGGAGATATGCAACCGCCAATGCATTGTCTATGATGGCAAGCAGAGGGAAAGACGAACTTAATGCCATGAGCTACGCAGACAGGATCAAATATTTCAAGGACGAGGCTAAGAGAAATGAAGAGATGATGAAGATTGAAAGGAGGAAGGAAAAAGCCAGGGACGAAGAGCTCAAAAAGTgggaaaagagacagaagaaattgaatgaggaggaaaggaaaaggacagaaaatatggaaaaaaacaagttagaggagcagaggaaaagggagaaggcagagatgaAACTAAAGATCGAACATGAGAAAAAGAGACAAGagcaagagaaaaaaagaaagaaaaaagaaagaaagaagcagGAGATGCAACAGAAGGCCCGTGCAAAAGAAGAGAAAAAGAGGgcagaggaagagaaaaagatggagaaaaagaggatggaggaggagaggaacagggaaaAGGAGAGAATGAAGGTGTTGGAGATGCAGCAAAAGGCacgagagaaagaagagaagaggaggaaagaggaacaGAAAAGGACATTGAAGATACAGCAGGAACAAGAGAAGGAGGAACAGAAAAGGCAGACAAGGATACGGGACGAGGATAAGAAGAAAGCAGAGCTTCAAAGAATAAAAGATCACGAGGCCAGGTTCAAGATGGAGATGGAGAAACTgtatgagagagaagagaggaatgcACAGATTGAAAGAGAAAAGAGGCGTGCGCTGTGTCAGAAAAAAGGGCAGACACAGAGAGCAAAACAGGTGGTGGCATACGAGGTCACAGCATCTACATCGGACGCCTCTGTgcggagggaagagagggagcagcGTCCAGAGACCGCTCACGCACAGTCTGCGAAGAGGAGAAcaaagaagaagcagaagaaagcGGCGGATGAGGCATTGACAACTTTTGAGTAG
- the LOC120017362 gene encoding adenosine kinase-like: MRVKRRKHERGGRETRVVYQEGFFLTVSLESILKVAKHASENNKLFTLNLSAPFISQFFKDALMEVMPYVDVLFGNETEAATFSKEQGFQTEDIEEIAKKAEALPKVNKKRPRIVVFTQGKDGTIMAKGGDKVETFPVLKIDQKDIVDTNGAGDAFVGGFLSELVQDKDLEQCVKAGHYAANIIIRRAGCTFPEKPDFH, translated from the exons atgagggtgaagaggaggaaacatgagagaggaggaagggagaccaGAGTGGTTTATCAGGAG GGTTTCTTCCTGACGGTGTCTCTGGAGTCCATACTGAAAGTGGCCAAACACGCTTCTGAGAACAACAAGCTGTTCACTCTGAACCTCTCCGCTCCCTTCATCTCCCAGTTCTTCAAAGACGCCCTCATGGAGGTCATGCCCTATGTGGATGTGCTGTTCGGCAACGAgacg gAGGCGGCCACGTTTTCAAAAGAGCAAGGCTTTCAG acCGAGGACATCGAGGAGATTGCCAAGAAGGCCGAGGCTCTGCCCAAAGTCAACAAGAAGAGACCGAGAATCGTTGTCTTTACTCAGGGGAAGGACGGAACCATCATGGCCAAAG gagGTGACAAGGTGGAGACGTTCCCAGTGCTGAAGATTGACCAGAAGGACATTGTGGACACAAATGGAGCCGGAGATGCCTTTGTAGGAG GATTCCTGTCAGAGCTGGTCCAGGACAAGGACTTGGAACAGTGTGTGAAAGCAGGACACTACGCTGCCAACATCATCATCAGACGAGCAGGATGCACCTTCCCCGAAAAACCAGACTTCCACTGA